A window of the Desulfovibrio oxyclinae DSM 11498 genome harbors these coding sequences:
- a CDS encoding chemotaxis protein CheD, translating into MSLLVVNISDMKISTNPEDVIVTYSLGSCLGVTAYDPKKRIGGLIHCLLARASTSPKRAQQNPYMFVNTGVAMMVRKLAMKGADIKRLEFKAAGGANMRNEDTFLTGQKNYEALLRLMERNEIKLKASDVGGSIPRTIFLHLDTGKVVMKSLGRMKEL; encoded by the coding sequence CCGGAAGACGTTATCGTCACCTATTCGCTTGGGTCGTGTCTCGGTGTTACCGCGTATGACCCCAAGAAGCGGATTGGCGGGCTGATTCATTGTTTGCTGGCTCGTGCGTCCACCTCCCCGAAGCGGGCGCAGCAGAATCCGTACATGTTCGTGAACACCGGAGTGGCGATGATGGTGCGCAAGCTGGCCATGAAGGGAGCGGACATCAAGCGGCTGGAGTTCAAGGCTGCGGGCGGGGCGAACATGCGCAACGAGGACACCTTTCTTACAGGACAGAAAAATTACGAGGCCCTTTTGCGACTCATGGAGCGCAACGAGATAAAGCTGAAGGCGTCGGATGTGGGTGGTTCCATCCCCCGCACGATTTTTCTGCATCTGGATACGGGGAAGGTCGTGATGAAATCGCTTGGGCGGATGAAGGAGCTTTAG
- a CDS encoding PilZ domain-containing protein yields the protein MIRRIGSWFKRRSGSDKRNRSRVDIGFPAFIEVGDVITPVTTENLSMNGALCTGADSFIEGEXCQLIIPVAGGIRIAVEGLVVRSDGESTAIRFTGMDPESFTHLRRMVELNAHDPDRIERELRGEKTTPPESRKS from the coding sequence ATGATCAGAAGAATCGGCAGCTGGTTCAAGCGAAGGAGCGGCTCGGATAAACGCAACCGCAGCCGTGTGGACATCGGGTTTCCCGCCTTCATCGAGGTCGGGGATGTCATTACGCCCGTGACCACGGAGAATCTGAGCATGAACGGTGCGCTTTGCACCGGAGCCGATTCGTTTATTGAAGGCGAGNCCTGCCAGCTCATCATTCCGGTGGCTGGCGGGATTCGGATCGCTGTGGAGGGCCTGGTGGTCCGCTCGGATGGTGAGTCCACGGCCATCCGGTTCACCGGCATGGATCCCGAAAGTTTTACCCATCTGCGCAGGATGGTGGAACTCAACGCGCATGATCCGGACCGCATCGAGCGGGAGCTTCGCGGGGAGAAGACTACTCCGCCTGAATCTCGTAAGTCTTGA